The DNA window GTCAGCTCCGGATGGAACGCGGCGGCGAGGATGTTCCGCTGGCGGACGAGGACCGGCTCGCCGCGCAGGGTTCCGAGCACCTCAACGTTCTTTCCGACATCAAGGATTCGAGGGGCGCGGATGAAGACCATCGGGAACGGTCGGCCGAGCACCTCTCCCTCCGCCTCGAACGAATCGACCTGCCGGCCGTAGGCGTTTCTTTCCACGGCGACATCGAGAAGCCCGAGGCTCCTCTGCGCCGGGTTCGTCACCTCGCGCGCGAGAAGAATGAGCCCCATGCAGGTCGCGAGGATCGGCTTCCCCTCGGAGGCGAAGAGGGGAATCGTCTTGTCGAAGCCGTACTCCTCAATGAGACGGAGGAGCGTGGTCGACTCGCCGCCGGGGAGGACGAGCCCCTCCGCCCCGTTCAGCTCGCGGGGGAGCCTCACCTCGCGGATCTCC is part of the Candidatus Eisenbacteria bacterium genome and encodes:
- the pdxT gene encoding pyridoxal 5'-phosphate synthase glutaminase subunit PdxT; protein product: MKENGKPAIGLLALQGAFHAHGEVLARLGAEIREVRLPRELNGAEGLVLPGGESTTLLRLIEEYGFDKTIPLFASEGKPILATCMGLILLAREVTNPAQRSLGLLDVAVERNAYGRQVDSFEAEGEVLGRPFPMVFIRAPRILDVGKNVEVLGTLRGEPVLVRQRNILAAAFHPELT